The following are encoded in a window of Arvicanthis niloticus isolate mArvNil1 chromosome 1, mArvNil1.pat.X, whole genome shotgun sequence genomic DNA:
- the Clasrp gene encoding CLK4-associating serine/arginine rich protein isoform X1 produces MWHEARKHERKLRGMMVDYKKRAERRREYYEKIKKDPAQFLQVHGRACKVHLDSAVALAAESPVNMMPWQGDTNNMIDRFDVRAHLDHIPDYTPPLLTTISPEQESDERKCNYERYRGLVQNDFAGISEEQCLYQIYIDELYGGLQRPSEDEKKKLAEKKASIGYTYEDSTVAEVEKVAEKPEEEESPAEEESNSDEDEVIPDIDVEVDVDELNQEQVADLNKQATTYGMADGDFVRMLRKDKEEAEAIKHAKALEEEKAMYSGRRSRRQRREFREKRLRGRKISPPSYARRDSPTYDPYKRSPSESSSESRSRSRSPSPGREEKITFITSFGGSDEEAAAAAAAAAASGAAPGKPPAPPQPGGPAPGRNASARSRRSSSSSASRTSSSRSSSRSSSRSRRGYYRSGRHARSRSRSWSRSRSRSRRYSRSRSRGRRHSDGGSRDGHRYSRSPARRSGYAPRRRSRSRSRSGDRYKRGARGPRHHSSSHSRSSWSLSPSRSRSLTRSGSRSRSQSRSRSRSRSHSQNQSHSPSPPREKLTRPAASPAVGEKLKKTEPAAGKETGAAKPKLTPQERLKLRMQKALNRQFKADKKAAQEKMIQQEHERQEREDELRAMARKIRMKLPPLSPCRERERREKEREEWERQYSRQSRSPSPRYSREYSSSRRRSRSRSRSPHYRH; encoded by the exons AAGAAAGACCCCGCCCAGTTCCTGCAGGTGCATGGCCGAGCCTGCAAGGTTCACCTGGATTCTGCAGTTGCCCTGGCTGCTGAGAGCCCTGTGAACAT GATGCCCTGGCAGGGAGACACCAACAACATGATTGACCGCTTTGATGTTCGTGCGCATCTAGACCACATCCCTGACTACACCCCCCCACTGCTCACCACCAT CTCCCCGGAACAGGAGTCAGATGAGCGGAAGTGTAACTACGAGCGGTACCGAGGCCTGGTGCAGAACGACTTCGCCGGCA TCTCTGAGGAACAGTGCTTGTATCAGATCTACATTGATGAGCTGTACGGAGGCCTGCAGAGACCCAGCGAGGATGAgaagaagaa GCTGGCAGAGAAGAAGGCTTCCATTGGCTATACCTATGAAGATAGTACTGTGGCCGAGGTAGAGAAGGTGGctgagaagccagaggaggaagagTCACCAGCAGAGGAGGAGAGCAACTCGGATGAAGATGAGGTCATCCCCGACATCG ACGTGGAGGTGGACGTGGATGAGCTGAACCAGGAGCAGGTGGCTGATCTCAATAAGCAGGCCACAACCTATGGCATGGCTGACGGGGACTTTGTCAG GATGCTACGGAAAgacaaggaagaggcagaggctaTCAAACATGCCAAGGCCCTGGAGGAGGAGAAAGCCATGTACTcg GGCCGTCGTTCCCGGAGACAGCGAAGAGAGTTCCGGGAGAAGCGCCTGAGGGGCCGCAAGATCAGCCCTCCCAG TTATGCTCGCCGAGACAGCCCCACCTATGACCCCTATAAGCG GTCACCTTCGGAATCCAGTTCCGAGTCCCGCTCCCGCTCTCGCTCCCCGAGCCCTGGCCGCGAGGAAAAAATCACTTTCATCACCAGTTTTGGAGGCAGCGACGAAGaggcagctgctgcagctgctgcagccGCCGCATCGGGGGCTGCCCCAGGGAAGCCCCCCGCGCCTCCCCAACCGGGTGGCCCCGCTCCAGGCCGTAATGCCAGCGCCCG CAGCCGCCGCTCCTCTTCGTCCTCCGCCTCCAGGACCTCCAGCTCCAGATCCAGTTCGCGCTCCAGCTCGCGCTCCCGCCGCGGCTATTATCGCTCTGGCCGCCACGCGCGCTCCCGCTCCCGTTCCTGGTCCCGCTCGCGCTCGCGCTCCCGCCGCTACTCGCGCTCCCGCAGTCGCGGACGGCGGCACTCAGACGGCGGTTCTCGCGACGGACACCGCTACTCACGGTCGCCCGCCCGGCGCAGCGGGTACGCGCCCCGCCGAAGGAGCAG GAGCCGCTCCCGTTCAGGTGACCGCTACAAGCGGGGTGCCCGGGGCCCCAGGCATCATAGCAGCAGTCATAGCCGTAGCAGCTGGTCCCTCAGCCCTTCCCGGAGCCGAAGTCTGACCCGTAGTGGAAGCCGCAGCCGCAGCCAGAGCCGGAGCAGAAGCCGCAGCCGGAGCCACAGCCAGAACCAGAGCCACTCGCCGTCGCCCCCAAGGGAGAAGCTGACCAGGCCGGCAGCGTCCCCTGCTGTGGGCGAGAAGCTGAAAAA GACCGAACCTGCCGCTGGTAAAGAGACAGGAGCTGCCAAA CCCAAGCTGACCCCACAGGAGAGGCTGAAGCTGCGGATGCAGAAGGCTCTGAACCGCCAGT TCAAGGCGGATAAGAAGGCAGCTCAGGAGAAGATGATCCAGCAGGAGCATGAGCGGCAG GAGCGAGAGGATGAACTGCGAGCCATGGCCCGAAAGATCCGAATGAAGT TGCCCCCCCTCTCCCCTTGCAGGGAGCGAGAgcgaagagagaaggagagagaagagtgggAACGCCAGTATAGCCGCCAGAGCCGCTCACCCTCCCCGAGATACA gtcGAGAGTACAGTTCTTCCCGCAG gCGCTCGAGGTCCAGGTCCCGAAGCCCCCATTACAGACATTAG